A genomic segment from Arcobacter acticola encodes:
- a CDS encoding winged helix-turn-helix domain-containing protein encodes MYEKKGSILKYEEIEFELWSDKEMTSHALKSFIKELRNKIPINIIKNVPQEGYTLHK; translated from the coding sequence TTGTATGAAAAAAAAGGCTCAATTTTAAAATATGAAGAAATAGAGTTTGAACTTTGGAGTGATAAGGAGATGACAAGTCATGCTTTAAAATCATTTATTAAAGAACTTAGAAATAAAATTCCAATTAATATAATCAAAAATGTACCTCAAGAAGGGTATACTTTACATAAATAG
- a CDS encoding response regulator transcription factor, translating into MNEELLKELKDISILCVEDEDGIRDTIVSTLKYYFKEVYEACDGNEAYELYEYYKPKIVLTDIQMKDCNGLELVKKIRKTDNETMIIMLTAYSNEEYLIELINLNISHFILKPLNLKKLNEALEKYLIKAVEPILLCEDLFLDSHKRELIYKGDEVIHLRKREKDFYIYCMKKKAQF; encoded by the coding sequence ATGAATGAAGAATTATTAAAAGAATTAAAAGACATTTCCATATTATGTGTAGAAGATGAAGATGGTATTAGAGATACAATAGTTAGTACTTTGAAGTATTATTTTAAAGAAGTTTATGAAGCTTGTGATGGAAATGAAGCTTATGAACTTTATGAGTATTATAAACCAAAGATTGTATTAACAGATATTCAAATGAAAGATTGCAATGGTCTTGAACTTGTAAAAAAAATTAGAAAAACAGATAATGAAACTATGATTATTATGTTAACAGCTTATTCAAATGAAGAGTATTTAATAGAACTAATAAATCTAAATATTAGTCATTTTATTTTAAAACCTTTAAATTTAAAAAAGTTAAATGAAGCCTTAGAAAAATATTTAATAAAAGCTGTTGAACCTATTTTATTGTGTGAGGATTTATTTTTAGATTCACATAAAAGAGAACTTATTTATAAAGGGGATGAAGTTATTCATTTAAGAAAAAGAGAGAAAGATTTTTACATCTATTGTATGAAAAAAAAGGCTCAATTTTAA
- a CDS encoding sensor histidine kinase, translating to MFNKEGIPFFVIVIPFLSIFLITFLSISYHLKLSSNNFESNIKEYKELYLQTNKENNNLDLFIENKINENKIMNTEYSSFMLAVTSVVTLFMAFFSYIMILITKDVVKKYKIEVQEREEELHSLNENLSMKVQSGIEEGKQKDKKILEQAKLARIGSMISMIAHQWRQPLTELSGILMELETATRFKKADEKHILGAIERSDKMIQFMSNTIDDFRNFYKPDKVKEEFLVSDSCKNAINIIGASLKNFNIKLNINIENDKRIFGYPTEFSQVILNILSNAADILVERSIKNPQIDLNIDTKGILSIITIKDNAGGIAQKNQELIFDPYFSTKDSSKGTGLGLYISKLIIERNMGGELSIYNDAHGAVFKIIVAG from the coding sequence ATGTTTAACAAAGAAGGAATCCCTTTTTTTGTAATTGTTATCCCTTTTCTAAGTATCTTTCTTATAACTTTTCTTTCTATCTCATATCATTTAAAACTTTCTTCTAATAATTTTGAGTCTAATATAAAAGAGTATAAAGAATTATATCTTCAAACTAATAAAGAAAATAATAATTTAGATTTATTTATAGAAAATAAAATAAATGAAAATAAAATCATGAATACAGAATATAGTAGTTTCATGTTAGCGGTTACTTCAGTGGTTACTCTTTTTATGGCATTTTTTTCATATATAATGATTTTAATTACAAAAGATGTTGTGAAAAAATATAAAATTGAAGTTCAAGAACGAGAAGAAGAATTACACTCTTTAAATGAAAACTTATCAATGAAAGTACAAAGTGGTATTGAAGAGGGAAAACAAAAGGATAAAAAAATATTAGAGCAAGCTAAATTAGCAAGAATAGGTTCTATGATTTCTATGATTGCACACCAATGGAGACAACCACTTACTGAACTATCAGGTATTTTGATGGAGCTTGAAACTGCAACTAGATTTAAAAAAGCTGATGAAAAACATATCTTAGGTGCAATTGAACGAAGTGATAAGATGATTCAGTTTATGTCAAATACTATTGATGATTTTAGAAATTTTTATAAACCCGATAAAGTAAAAGAAGAGTTCTTAGTTTCAGACTCTTGTAAAAATGCAATAAATATTATTGGAGCTTCATTAAAAAATTTTAATATAAAATTAAATATAAATATAGAAAATGACAAAAGAATTTTTGGGTATCCAACAGAGTTTTCTCAAGTTATTTTAAATATATTAAGTAATGCAGCAGATATTTTAGTTGAAAGAAGTATAAAAAATCCACAAATTGATTTAAATATTGATACAAAAGGAATATTATCTATTATTACAATAAAAGATAATGCAGGTGGTATTGCACAAAAAAATCAAGAATTGATATTTGATCCATATTTCAGTACAAAAGATTCATCAAAAGGTACAGGTCTTGGACTCTATATTTCTAAGTTAATAATTGAGCGAAATATGGGTGGAGAACTTAGTATTTATAATGATGCTCATGGTGCTGTGTTTAAAATAATAGTAGCAGGATAG
- a CDS encoding alanine/glycine:cation symporter family protein, whose product MFAEINTFLNDLIWGNILIYLLPALGIFFTISSRFVQFRYFFKMFNILRDTVHDKDGHISSFQALMLSVAGRVGGGNIAGVAVAITLGGAGAVFWMWVIALVGMATSFFECSLAQLYKEKDGNDSCVYRGGPAYYATKGLGQRWLGVIISILLIITFGFAFNATQSFIISTSFEASFNLPTWIGGLIVTAVFGVTIFGGVKRIARMSEVIVPIMALGYLLIALVVIVLNINEIPSLIGMIVNEAFNPSSAIGGGIGAVILQGAKRGMFSNEAGLGSAPNVAAVAYVGHPVQQGIVQSFSVFIDTIILCSCTAFIILLSGVYTPGANGADGILLTQNALIEHIGPMGGYFITIALFLFGFSSMIYNYYLAENSLNFFSKGNVFVFNIFRIVCILLVVWGSFQDLGSIFAFADLSMGLLAVINMIVIALLYKPVLQLIKGYERQIKEGKTPVLRYNDYVEFNFEKETWKEIVDNINDKKNKNKGMKA is encoded by the coding sequence ATGTTCGCAGAAATCAATACTTTTCTGAATGATCTTATATGGGGTAATATATTAATATATTTACTACCTGCATTAGGGATTTTTTTTACAATCAGTTCTAGATTTGTTCAATTTAGATACTTTTTTAAGATGTTCAATATCTTAAGAGATACAGTGCATGATAAAGATGGTCATATTAGTTCATTTCAAGCATTAATGCTAAGTGTTGCTGGTCGAGTTGGTGGTGGTAATATTGCAGGTGTCGCGGTTGCAATTACACTTGGTGGAGCTGGTGCTGTATTTTGGATGTGGGTTATTGCACTTGTTGGTATGGCAACTAGTTTTTTTGAGTGTTCTTTAGCACAACTATATAAAGAAAAAGATGGTAATGATTCATGCGTTTATAGAGGTGGTCCAGCTTATTATGCTACAAAAGGATTAGGTCAAAGATGGTTAGGTGTAATTATTTCTATTTTATTAATTATTACATTTGGTTTTGCTTTTAATGCAACTCAATCTTTTATTATTTCAACTTCATTTGAAGCTTCATTTAATCTTCCAACATGGATTGGTGGTTTAATAGTTACTGCTGTTTTTGGGGTTACTATTTTTGGTGGAGTAAAAAGAATTGCTAGAATGTCTGAAGTTATTGTACCTATCATGGCTTTAGGATATTTACTAATTGCACTTGTTGTTATTGTTTTAAATATTAATGAAATTCCAAGTTTAATAGGAATGATTGTTAATGAAGCGTTTAACCCAAGTTCAGCTATTGGTGGTGGTATTGGAGCTGTTATTTTACAAGGTGCAAAAAGAGGTATGTTTTCAAATGAAGCAGGACTTGGATCTGCTCCAAACGTAGCTGCAGTTGCTTATGTAGGGCATCCTGTTCAACAAGGTATTGTTCAATCATTCTCTGTATTTATTGATACAATTATTTTATGTTCATGTACGGCATTTATAATTCTTTTATCAGGTGTTTATACTCCAGGGGCTAATGGTGCTGATGGTATTTTATTAACTCAAAATGCATTAATTGAGCATATTGGTCCAATGGGTGGTTATTTTATTACTATTGCATTATTTTTATTTGGTTTTTCTTCAATGATTTATAACTATTATTTAGCTGAAAATAGTTTAAATTTCTTTTCTAAAGGTAATGTATTTGTTTTCAATATTTTTAGAATAGTTTGTATTTTACTTGTTGTTTGGGGTTCATTTCAAGATTTAGGTTCTATTTTCGCATTTGCTGATTTAAGTATGGGATTATTAGCAGTTATTAATATGATTGTAATTGCTTTATTATACAAACCAGTTTTACAATTAATTAAAGGTTATGAAAGACAAATCAAAGAAGGGAAAACTCCTGTTCTTAGATATAACGATTACGTAGAGTTTAATTTTGAAAAAGAAACTTGGAAAGAAATCGTTGATAATATTAACGACAAAAAAAATAAAAATAAAGGAATGAAAGCTTAG